One window of Tepidanaerobacter acetatoxydans Re1 genomic DNA carries:
- the recA gene encoding recombinase RecA has product MAEKEKALEMAITQIERQFGKGSIMKLGEAAARFNIEAISTGALPLDIALGVGGVPRGRVIEIFGPESSGKTTVALHIIAEAQKGGGTAAFIDAEHALDPTYAKNLGVNTDDLLISQPDTGEQALEIAETLVRSGAVDVVVIDSVAALVPKAEIEGEMGDAHVGLQARLMSQALRKLSGAISKSNTVAIFINQLREKVGIMFGNPETTPGGRALKFYSSVRLDVRRIETLKQGEEMLGNRTRVKVVKNKVAPPFKQAEFDIIYGEGISREGCVLDFAVEEGLIQKSGAWYSYGKEKIGQGRENAKQYLREHPEILQDVELQVKQKHNLIKSESTNEKDAKSKEGA; this is encoded by the coding sequence ATGGCTGAAAAAGAAAAAGCTTTAGAAATGGCTATTACTCAAATTGAAAGGCAATTTGGCAAAGGTTCGATAATGAAATTAGGAGAAGCTGCAGCAAGATTTAATATAGAAGCTATTTCTACCGGCGCTCTACCTTTGGATATTGCTTTAGGTGTAGGTGGAGTTCCTAGAGGTAGGGTGATAGAAATATTTGGTCCTGAATCTTCAGGGAAAACTACTGTAGCACTGCATATAATTGCCGAAGCACAGAAGGGCGGAGGCACGGCCGCATTTATTGATGCTGAACACGCACTTGATCCCACTTATGCAAAAAATCTAGGAGTGAATACGGATGATTTATTAATATCTCAGCCCGACACAGGTGAGCAAGCATTGGAAATAGCAGAAACTCTTGTCCGAAGTGGAGCTGTTGATGTTGTAGTTATTGATTCGGTGGCAGCTCTTGTTCCAAAGGCTGAAATAGAGGGCGAAATGGGAGATGCACACGTGGGCTTGCAAGCAAGACTTATGTCTCAAGCCTTAAGGAAACTGTCAGGGGCAATCAGTAAATCTAATACGGTAGCTATCTTTATAAATCAGCTCAGGGAAAAGGTAGGTATAATGTTTGGAAATCCTGAAACTACTCCGGGAGGCAGAGCTCTAAAATTTTATTCTTCAGTGCGTTTAGATGTAAGAAGAATTGAAACACTAAAACAAGGCGAGGAAATGCTCGGAAATAGGACGAGGGTTAAGGTAGTAAAAAATAAAGTTGCTCCTCCGTTTAAACAGGCAGAGTTTGATATAATTTATGGCGAAGGAATATCAAGAGAAGGATGCGTGTTAGATTTTGCTGTAGAAGAAGGCCTTATTCAAAAAAGCGGTGCATGGTACTCGTATGGAAAAGAAAAAATTGGTCAAGGTCGGGAAAATGCCAAACAATATTTAAGAGAGCATCCGGAAATTTTACAAGATGTAGAGTTGCAAGTAAAACAAAAACATAATTTGATTAAATCTGAATCAACTAATGAAAAGGATGCTAAATCTAAAGAAGGAGCTTAA
- a CDS encoding metallophosphoesterase family protein, whose protein sequence is MRILFFTDTHIRGTNPQNRTDNFLETLYQKIREVFDIAQKNNVDVLLHGGDIFDRPDIAPSLAREFVLLINKYSLPVYAVAGNHDIYGQNPLTLNRTMLGLLDGADVVKLIKPGEKLYFMADDKKIQLTGQHYYYGIDADDEKKGYIIKKDPGSDIAIHMVHGMLLEKPFFEGMAYTLIDNILETEADITLSGHYHTGFGTKCINEKYFINPGSLVRINNSLNELLRIPKVIILDIEDEIKVQEVYLKSAMPGEDVLDRSKVEALAFRDKKLSEFIQSVYSTGQYDTFDINRIIEQISKQENLKDEVVQEALKRIGRAQELLGSESNLEVN, encoded by the coding sequence ATGAGAATCCTTTTTTTTACCGACACCCACATCCGCGGCACTAATCCACAAAACAGGACAGATAACTTTTTGGAGACTTTGTATCAAAAAATAAGAGAAGTTTTTGATATTGCTCAAAAAAATAACGTTGATGTGCTGTTGCATGGTGGAGATATTTTTGATCGGCCAGATATTGCACCTTCCTTAGCTCGGGAATTTGTGCTTTTGATAAATAAATATTCTTTACCTGTTTACGCCGTAGCAGGTAATCATGATATATATGGACAGAATCCGCTCACTTTAAACCGAACTATGTTAGGTCTGTTAGACGGAGCTGATGTTGTTAAGTTAATAAAACCTGGCGAAAAACTATATTTCATGGCAGACGATAAAAAAATACAACTCACAGGTCAGCATTATTATTATGGCATTGATGCTGATGATGAAAAAAAAGGTTATATAATAAAAAAAGATCCAGGTTCTGATATTGCTATACATATGGTTCATGGAATGCTTTTAGAAAAACCATTTTTTGAAGGTATGGCATATACGTTAATTGATAACATACTTGAAACTGAAGCTGATATAACTTTGAGCGGTCATTACCATACTGGTTTTGGCACCAAATGTATTAATGAAAAATACTTCATAAATCCGGGAAGCTTAGTGAGAATCAATAATAGTTTAAATGAGCTTTTGAGAATTCCTAAAGTGATAATTTTGGATATTGAAGATGAAATAAAAGTACAAGAAGTCTATCTTAAGAGTGCGATGCCGGGTGAAGATGTGCTGGATCGGTCGAAAGTTGAAGCATTGGCCTTCAGAGATAAAAAACTTTCAGAGTTTATACAAAGTGTTTATTCAACGGGTCAGTATGATACTTTTGATATTAATCGCATTATAGAACAGATTTCAAAACAAGAAAACTTAAAAGATGAAGTAGTCCAAGAAGCCTTGAAGAGAATCGGCAGAGCTCAAGAGCTATTAGGGAGTGAAAGTAACCTAGAGGTGAATTGA
- a CDS encoding AAA family ATPase, which produces MGLIKSLKLKNFQSHKESQIDFDEGLTVILGQTDQGKSAIIRALKWVLYNEPRGTDFITAGSKFCQVTLEMEDGSIIMRERDGQRNRYILVQNGQEQVFEGFGNSVPLEITSAHGIPKINIDRDATSAANLAEQLEAPFLISESGSNRAKALGRLVGIHIIDAAQRTTLKDIFDAEQRRKVLYKNIENLNNELLSYQDIDTIAEKISNLNDALKKLKQNKISLAKLIQMRQELESVDCEIEKNKSILLKLDFIDRMETNVTLIDALYVKHQYLFGLTRKLKQVIDSEKIEQDIISVTQSLALIENSYFTILELNKTLSQLISFNNNFKDNDKSLKHVNIILGKTQDVFNAEKKLLESQKLMEIAKKYLLIYNQWELVNQQLDFQKKVVGKYGQLEKTEQYLNSLTQKLSELFLLQDTKKSMINLELSIKKGNDYLQKVLNSLNKMAKEYSKILEKFAICPTCLKPIDEKTTQKIVLDILN; this is translated from the coding sequence TTGGGGTTAATAAAAAGCCTTAAACTGAAAAATTTTCAATCACATAAAGAAAGCCAAATTGATTTTGATGAGGGCCTTACGGTAATATTAGGTCAGACGGACCAAGGTAAAAGTGCTATTATAAGAGCTCTGAAGTGGGTTTTATACAACGAACCGCGAGGAACGGATTTTATAACAGCAGGTTCTAAATTTTGTCAAGTTACCTTAGAGATGGAAGATGGTTCAATAATAATGCGGGAACGAGATGGTCAACGAAATCGATATATATTAGTACAAAATGGGCAAGAGCAGGTTTTTGAGGGATTTGGCAATAGTGTTCCTTTGGAGATAACAAGCGCTCATGGCATACCAAAGATAAATATTGACAGAGACGCTACTTCAGCGGCAAATCTTGCAGAACAACTTGAAGCTCCCTTTCTTATATCAGAAAGCGGAAGTAATAGGGCTAAAGCATTAGGCAGACTTGTTGGAATTCATATTATTGATGCTGCACAGAGAACTACTCTAAAAGATATATTTGATGCTGAACAACGGCGCAAAGTGCTATACAAGAATATAGAGAACTTAAATAATGAACTTCTATCATATCAAGATATTGATACAATAGCAGAAAAAATATCTAATCTTAATGATGCTTTGAAAAAATTGAAACAAAACAAAATTAGTTTGGCAAAATTAATACAGATGCGCCAAGAGCTTGAATCGGTGGATTGTGAAATTGAAAAAAATAAAAGTATATTGCTTAAACTTGATTTTATAGACAGAATGGAAACTAATGTTACGTTAATCGATGCATTATATGTTAAGCATCAATATTTATTTGGGTTAACAAGGAAATTAAAGCAAGTCATCGATTCTGAAAAAATTGAACAAGATATTATAAGTGTTACACAAAGTCTTGCATTAATAGAGAATTCTTATTTCACTATTTTAGAGTTAAATAAAACATTAAGTCAATTGATAAGTTTTAATAATAATTTTAAAGATAATGACAAAAGCTTAAAACATGTAAACATAATCTTAGGCAAAACTCAGGATGTTTTTAATGCAGAAAAAAAATTATTAGAATCACAAAAATTGATGGAAATAGCAAAAAAATATTTATTAATATATAATCAATGGGAACTAGTAAACCAACAACTTGATTTTCAAAAGAAAGTAGTTGGTAAATATGGTCAACTAGAAAAAACTGAACAGTATTTAAATAGTTTAACCCAAAAATTGTCTGAGCTATTTTTGTTACAAGATACAAAGAAGTCAATGATAAATCTGGAATTATCAATAAAAAAGGGTAATGATTATTTACAAAAAGTTTTAAACAGCCTAAATAAAATGGCAAAAGAGTATAGTAAAATATTAGAAAAATTTGCGATATGTCCTACATGCTTAAAACCTATAGATGAAAAAACAACTCAAAAAATAGTTTTAGATATACTAAATTGA
- a CDS encoding ATPase produces the protein MIEDLDGIIATIEKYTQQLIIEYSVKKSIKEKLENELTIKQNELEQATNLIDILEQVRFLLQRTSEYAREQIKQQIEMLVTHCLQFVFGPNLEFEIELNEVRGKANAEFYVISTYDDVKIKTKPQDARGGGIVDVISLALRIAVIQSTNAYKEGPLILDEPAKHVSNEYIGNVAQLLKQISDIFHRQVIMVTHNQYLSEIADLAYKVELKNGVSEVVVYNRLEQ, from the coding sequence ATGATTGAGGATCTAGATGGGATTATAGCTACTATTGAAAAATATACTCAGCAACTAATTATAGAATATAGTGTAAAAAAAAGCATTAAAGAAAAGCTTGAAAATGAGTTAACTATTAAACAAAACGAGCTTGAACAAGCAACAAATCTAATTGATATATTAGAGCAGGTTAGATTTCTTCTGCAGCGAACATCCGAATATGCCCGAGAACAAATAAAACAACAAATCGAAATGTTAGTTACTCACTGTTTGCAATTCGTTTTTGGCCCAAATCTTGAATTTGAAATTGAACTGAATGAGGTACGTGGTAAAGCGAATGCCGAATTTTATGTTATATCAACTTACGATGATGTAAAAATTAAAACGAAACCCCAAGATGCGAGGGGGGGCGGAATTGTTGATGTTATATCGTTAGCACTTAGGATAGCAGTTATTCAAAGTACTAATGCATATAAAGAAGGACCTCTGATTTTGGATGAACCTGCTAAACATGTCAGCAATGAATATATAGGCAATGTGGCACAATTATTGAAACAAATAAGCGATATTTTTCACCGCCAGGTAATTATGGTAACTCATAATCAGTACTTAAGTGAAATAGCTGATCTTGCATATAAAGTAGAATTAAAAAATGGAGTTAGCGAGGTTGTGGTATACAATAGATTAGAACAGTAG
- the rny gene encoding ribonuclease Y: MLATGLIALAVGYFIRKYIAEAKINSAEESAKKIVEDAENKAESIKREALVEAKEEILKLKNEAEKELRERRNELQRSERRLIQKEEGIDKKIEAIEKKEEAITKKQNEISQIHEKVNELYSQQIAELERISSLTTEEAKEFLLNKVKDEIRHDAAIMIKEIETQAKEEAQKRAKEIISYAIQKCAVDQVAETTVSVVALPNDEMKGRIIGREGRNIRALETLTGVDLIIDDTPEAVILSGFDPVRRQVAKIALEKLILDGRIHPARIEEMVEKAQKEVESIIRDEGEKATFDTGIHGLHGDLIKYLGKLYYRTSYGQNVLHHSIEVAHLAGAMAAELGVDVKLTKRAGLLHDIGKSVDQETEGPHALLGAELAKKYGESFEVVNAIASHHNDVEPQTVEAILVQAADAVSAARPGARRETLEAYIKRLEKLEEIANSFSGVEKSYAIQAGREIRIMVKPEDVDDLGVLEIARNIAKKVEDELEYPGQIKVNVIRETRATEYAK, encoded by the coding sequence ATTCTAGCTACTGGATTAATAGCTTTGGCTGTAGGATATTTTATTCGAAAATACATTGCTGAAGCTAAAATAAATTCGGCAGAAGAATCAGCAAAAAAAATTGTGGAAGATGCTGAAAACAAAGCCGAATCCATTAAACGAGAAGCTCTTGTGGAAGCAAAGGAAGAAATACTAAAACTTAAGAACGAAGCTGAAAAAGAGCTGCGCGAGAGACGAAATGAACTGCAACGTTCTGAGAGAAGATTGATTCAGAAAGAAGAAGGAATTGATAAAAAAATTGAGGCTATTGAAAAAAAAGAAGAAGCAATAACTAAAAAGCAAAATGAAATCAGTCAAATTCATGAAAAAGTTAATGAATTATATTCTCAGCAGATTGCAGAACTTGAGCGAATTTCATCATTAACTACTGAGGAAGCTAAAGAATTCTTACTAAATAAAGTTAAGGACGAGATACGTCACGATGCAGCTATAATGATTAAAGAAATTGAAACACAAGCAAAGGAAGAAGCACAAAAAAGGGCAAAAGAAATTATTTCATATGCAATTCAAAAATGTGCTGTAGATCAAGTTGCAGAAACTACTGTTTCAGTTGTAGCTCTGCCCAATGATGAGATGAAAGGACGTATTATCGGAAGAGAAGGCCGAAATATTAGAGCATTAGAAACCCTTACTGGAGTAGATCTTATTATTGATGATACCCCAGAAGCGGTTATTCTTTCTGGATTTGATCCAGTAAGGCGTCAAGTAGCTAAGATTGCTTTGGAAAAACTTATTTTAGATGGAAGAATCCACCCCGCAAGGATTGAAGAAATGGTTGAAAAAGCTCAGAAAGAGGTTGAGAGCATAATTAGAGATGAGGGCGAAAAAGCAACATTTGATACCGGCATTCATGGTCTCCACGGTGATCTCATAAAATATCTTGGAAAATTATATTATAGGACAAGTTATGGCCAAAATGTATTGCATCACTCTATAGAGGTTGCACACTTAGCCGGGGCTATGGCAGCGGAACTGGGAGTAGATGTTAAACTTACAAAAAGGGCCGGTTTATTGCATGACATAGGAAAAAGTGTTGATCAAGAGACAGAGGGTCCCCATGCGTTATTAGGAGCTGAATTGGCAAAAAAATATGGTGAATCTTTCGAGGTAGTAAATGCTATAGCATCTCATCATAATGATGTTGAACCTCAGACTGTAGAAGCAATATTAGTTCAGGCAGCGGATGCAGTATCGGCTGCAAGACCTGGTGCCAGAAGAGAAACTTTGGAAGCATATATAAAACGCTTAGAAAAACTTGAAGAAATAGCTAATTCATTTTCCGGCGTAGAAAAGTCCTATGCAATACAAGCAGGACGTGAAATTCGAATTATGGTAAAACCCGAGGACGTTGATGATCTAGGTGTTTTAGAAATAGCTAGAAACATTGCTAAAAAAGTAGAAGATGAATTAGAATATCCCGGGCAGATTAAAGTAAATGTCATAAGAGAAACTCGGGCTACAGAATATGCAAAATAA
- a CDS encoding TIGR00282 family metallophosphoesterase: protein MIGDIVGRPGRTIIREKLLFLRKKYEVNFIIANGENAAGGNGITEKIAQELFISGVDFITTGNHVWDNKDIFNFIDTENRIIRPANYPNSPGKGYQIVQIGAGTKIGILNISGRTFMPPLDCPFKTADLIIQEMKNMTKVIVVDFHAEATSEKIAMGWYLDGRVSLVAGTHTHVQTADERILTNGTAYITDIGMTGPCNSVLGIEKERIINKFISQMPVRFEVAKGPAEINGIIVDIDESTGRALKIQRIREST, encoded by the coding sequence ATGATTGGAGATATAGTAGGCAGACCAGGAAGAACCATAATTAGAGAAAAGCTATTATTTTTAAGAAAGAAATACGAAGTAAATTTTATTATTGCAAATGGTGAAAATGCCGCAGGAGGAAACGGTATAACAGAAAAAATTGCTCAAGAGCTTTTTATAAGTGGCGTTGATTTTATAACCACAGGCAATCATGTCTGGGATAATAAAGATATTTTTAATTTTATAGATACGGAAAATAGGATAATAAGACCAGCCAATTATCCGAATAGTCCAGGAAAAGGTTATCAGATAGTTCAAATTGGGGCAGGCACGAAAATCGGTATTTTAAATATTTCGGGCAGAACGTTTATGCCTCCTCTTGACTGCCCATTTAAAACAGCCGATCTAATAATACAAGAGATGAAAAACATGACAAAGGTAATTGTAGTGGATTTCCATGCGGAGGCTACTTCGGAGAAAATAGCTATGGGATGGTATCTTGATGGCCGAGTTTCTTTAGTTGCTGGAACTCACACCCATGTACAAACTGCTGATGAAAGGATACTTACTAATGGAACAGCCTATATAACTGATATTGGAATGACAGGTCCGTGCAATTCAGTTCTAGGCATAGAGAAAGAAAGAATCATAAACAAATTTATATCTCAAATGCCGGTGAGATTTGAAGTTGCCAAAGGACCTGCTGAAATAAATGGAATAATTGTAGATATAGATGAATCAACAGGAAGAGCTTTGAAAATTCAAAGAATTAGGGAATCAACATGA
- a CDS encoding stage V sporulation protein S — translation MEVLKVSAKSNPNSVAGALAGVLRERGGAEIQAVGAGALNQAVKAVAIARGFVAPSGVDLICIPAFTDIEIDGQERTAIKLIVEPR, via the coding sequence ATGGAAGTGTTAAAGGTATCAGCTAAATCCAATCCAAATTCGGTAGCAGGAGCACTGGCAGGTGTCCTACGGGAAAGAGGGGGAGCCGAAATTCAAGCGGTTGGTGCGGGAGCATTAAATCAAGCTGTAAAAGCCGTAGCTATTGCGAGAGGATTTGTTGCCCCTAGCGGTGTAGATTTGATTTGCATTCCAGCTTTTACTGACATTGAAATTGACGGTCAAGAAAGGACAGCAATAAAACTGATTGTTGAACCTCGTTAG
- a CDS encoding PHP domain-containing protein, translated as MCIDLHIHTTFSDGLLTPEQVVNKAIKLNLKAIAITDHDTVDGIRPALNKAKNYTEFEIVPGVELSTDWNSEEVHILGYYIDYNDSNLKTVLLSFQQKRMKRVDKIIARLKNMGIDISIEDVCAKSKGSSLGRPHIALVLVEKGYVCSVQEAFKDYLSKGKPAYVPKEKLTPFSAIDIIKQSSGIPVLAHPGLLEDDSIINELISYGIMGIEVIHKNHNKAQVDYYTRLALDNNLLLTGGSDSHGETPLLLGSFDVPLNYFYKLKAIKKFLQYE; from the coding sequence ATGTGCATAGATCTTCATATTCATACAACTTTTTCAGATGGGTTACTTACACCTGAACAAGTTGTTAACAAGGCTATAAAGCTTAATTTAAAAGCCATAGCAATTACAGATCATGATACTGTTGATGGCATAAGGCCAGCATTAAATAAGGCAAAGAACTATACAGAATTTGAAATTGTTCCGGGCGTTGAATTGAGCACAGATTGGAATAGTGAAGAAGTACATATTTTAGGATATTATATTGATTATAATGATTCGAACTTAAAGACAGTTCTCTTAAGTTTCCAACAAAAGAGAATGAAAAGGGTTGATAAAATTATTGCAAGGCTTAAAAATATGGGCATTGATATATCTATTGAGGATGTATGCGCTAAATCAAAGGGATCTTCTTTAGGAAGGCCTCATATTGCTTTAGTGTTAGTAGAAAAAGGTTATGTCTGCTCAGTTCAAGAGGCATTTAAGGATTACCTAAGCAAGGGAAAACCTGCATATGTGCCAAAAGAAAAGTTAACTCCTTTTAGTGCTATTGATATAATAAAGCAAAGCAGCGGTATCCCAGTCCTTGCTCATCCGGGGCTACTGGAAGACGACAGTATTATTAATGAATTGATTTCCTATGGAATTATGGGTATTGAGGTGATTCATAAAAACCATAACAAGGCTCAAGTAGATTACTACACTCGGTTAGCTCTTGACAATAATTTATTATTGACCGGAGGTTCGGACTCTCACGGAGAAACCCCCCTTCTCTTAGGAAGTTTCGATGTCCCCTTGAATTATTTCTATAAATTAAAAGCAATAAAAAAATTTCTACAATATGAGTAA
- a CDS encoding ferredoxin family protein has protein sequence MAEKSIRISIDEKACKKCGLCIAFCPMKVYLSEGGKPIIVNQNACNNCKLCELRCPDYAIIVGGENVD, from the coding sequence TTGGCTGAGAAGAGTATAAGAATTTCAATTGATGAAAAGGCTTGCAAAAAATGCGGTTTATGTATAGCATTTTGTCCTATGAAAGTCTATCTTTCTGAAGGCGGAAAGCCAATAATAGTCAATCAAAACGCTTGCAATAATTGCAAATTATGTGAATTAAGATGTCCTGACTATGCTATAATAGTCGGAGGTGAAAATGTTGACTAG
- a CDS encoding 2-oxoacid:acceptor oxidoreductase subunit alpha, with translation MLTRKIMLMQGNEACVEGALAAGMRFFAGYPITPSTEIAEIAAEKLPKVGGKFIQMEDELASMGAVVGASLAGLKAMTATSGPGFSLKQENIGFACLTEVPCVVVNVQRGGPSTGLPTLPAQGDVMQTRWGTHGDHPIIVISPSSVREVYDMTIRAFNLSEKYRVPCILLMDEVVAHMRERVELPEESCINIINRKKVKSTLSDYKPYMDYDGDGIPPMANFGDGTPFHVTGLIHDISGFPSTNPKVTEDLLNRLMNKINNNIGDIIEYEKLYVEDAKTVIVTFGSTARSVLSAIRILRQEGFKIGMLRLKTIWPFAHIAIEELMQSSANTLIVAEMNYGQLLETVKASAEGAFRIYGLNKYNGELITPQEVIDKVREVAEYA, from the coding sequence ATGTTGACTAGAAAAATCATGCTCATGCAAGGTAACGAAGCTTGTGTTGAAGGGGCTTTAGCAGCAGGTATGCGTTTTTTTGCAGGGTACCCGATAACGCCTTCCACTGAAATCGCCGAAATTGCAGCTGAAAAGCTTCCGAAGGTAGGAGGGAAATTTATACAAATGGAAGATGAATTAGCTAGCATGGGAGCAGTAGTAGGAGCATCACTTGCAGGCCTGAAGGCTATGACTGCAACAAGCGGACCAGGTTTTTCATTGAAGCAAGAAAATATTGGATTTGCTTGTCTTACTGAAGTGCCTTGTGTTGTAGTAAATGTCCAAAGAGGAGGGCCGAGCACGGGCCTGCCAACATTACCGGCTCAAGGTGATGTTATGCAAACCAGATGGGGAACACATGGCGATCATCCGATTATAGTTATATCTCCATCTTCAGTAAGAGAAGTATATGATATGACAATAAGGGCTTTTAACTTATCGGAGAAGTATAGAGTTCCTTGTATCTTACTCATGGACGAAGTTGTGGCACATATGAGAGAAAGAGTAGAATTACCAGAGGAATCATGTATCAATATAATAAATCGAAAGAAGGTTAAATCAACTTTATCTGACTATAAACCATATATGGATTATGATGGTGATGGAATTCCACCTATGGCAAATTTCGGAGACGGAACACCTTTTCATGTTACAGGACTAATTCATGATATTTCCGGATTTCCATCTACTAATCCAAAAGTTACTGAGGATTTGCTAAACAGATTGATGAACAAGATTAATAATAATATCGGTGATATTATTGAATATGAAAAGCTGTATGTGGAAGATGCCAAAACTGTTATAGTGACTTTTGGTTCTACGGCACGTTCAGTGTTAAGTGCAATAAGAATTTTAAGGCAAGAGGGATTTAAAATTGGAATGCTAAGATTGAAAACCATATGGCCTTTTGCGCATATAGCTATTGAAGAATTGATGCAATCATCCGCTAATACCCTAATAGTGGCTGAGATGAACTATGGTCAGTTGTTGGAAACGGTTAAAGCATCCGCTGAAGGAGCTTTTAGAATATATGGTTTGAATAAATATAATGGAGAGCTGATTACGCCACAAGAGGTTATAGATAAAGTCCGGGAGGTGGCTGAATATGCGTAA
- a CDS encoding 2-oxoacid:ferredoxin oxidoreductase subunit beta, which produces MRKELEKYFRKDKLPHIWCPGCGHGIITGAVVRAIDNLKLEQNKICIVSGIGCSSRAPGYLNFNTLHTTHGRALAFATGIKMANPELKIVVLTGDGDCSAIGGNHFIHAARRNIDITTVVFNNSIYGMTSGQYSPMTPKGAFATTAPYGNIDRNFDLCKLAQAAGATYVARGTVYHVPQLIRLIEKALKHKGFSLIDAVDICPTYFGRRNKMGSPVVMMEKIHDMSITARTAAKLSPEELSEKIVIGEFYEEQAPEYTEEYARVIKKAQGGRQNE; this is translated from the coding sequence ATGCGTAAAGAATTAGAAAAGTATTTTAGAAAAGATAAACTTCCACATATATGGTGTCCCGGTTGTGGGCATGGTATCATAACCGGAGCCGTTGTTCGTGCTATCGATAATCTAAAACTAGAGCAGAATAAAATATGTATAGTATCTGGAATTGGTTGTTCTTCTAGAGCTCCAGGATATTTAAATTTCAATACTTTGCATACAACTCATGGCCGTGCTCTAGCTTTTGCTACCGGTATTAAAATGGCAAATCCTGAACTAAAGATTGTTGTGCTTACAGGTGATGGGGACTGTTCGGCGATAGGCGGTAATCATTTTATTCATGCAGCTCGAAGAAATATTGATATTACTACAGTAGTTTTTAACAACAGTATTTATGGCATGACTAGCGGACAATATTCCCCTATGACACCTAAGGGAGCATTTGCAACTACGGCACCATACGGAAATATAGATAGAAACTTTGATTTATGCAAATTGGCTCAGGCTGCTGGAGCTACTTATGTAGCAAGAGGAACGGTTTACCATGTTCCGCAACTAATAAGATTGATTGAAAAAGCTCTGAAACATAAAGGCTTTTCGCTAATAGATGCAGTAGATATATGTCCAACATATTTTGGCCGTAGAAACAAAATGGGGTCGCCCGTAGTTATGATGGAAAAAATTCATGATATGTCAATCACGGCAAGAACTGCGGCAAAATTGTCACCTGAAGAGCTTTCCGAAAAAATTGTTATTGGAGAATTTTATGAAGAACAAGCTCCCGAATATACAGAAGAATACGCAAGAGTCATAAAAAAGGCTCAAGGGGGAAGACAAAATGAATGA
- a CDS encoding 2-oxoacid:acceptor oxidoreductase family protein has protein sequence MNERIEIRLGGSGGQGLILAGIILAEAAILDGKNAVQSQSYGPEARGGASRSEVIISNTSIDYPKVSKPDVFLALTEEAMNKYKNDLKENGLLIIDVSMKKPKDSYKILSIPILKTAQEKIGKVIVANIVALGVLIQATEVVSKKSIEKAVLDRVPQGTEELNKMALYKGFELGKSK, from the coding sequence ATGAATGAAAGAATAGAAATAAGATTAGGGGGCTCTGGAGGACAAGGATTGATTTTGGCAGGTATTATATTGGCTGAAGCTGCTATTCTTGACGGTAAAAATGCCGTGCAATCACAATCTTACGGTCCGGAAGCCCGTGGAGGAGCTAGCAGATCAGAAGTTATAATAAGCAATACGAGTATTGATTATCCGAAAGTGTCTAAACCGGATGTCTTTCTTGCATTAACCGAAGAAGCGATGAATAAATATAAAAACGATCTAAAAGAAAATGGGCTGCTTATTATAGATGTTAGCATGAAAAAACCAAAGGATTCTTATAAGATTCTTAGCATTCCAATATTAAAGACTGCCCAAGAAAAAATTGGTAAGGTCATTGTTGCTAATATAGTTGCTTTAGGAGTATTAATACAAGCTACTGAGGTGGTTTCAAAAAAATCCATAGAAAAAGCTGTATTAGACAGAGTTCCACAAGGCACTGAAGAATTAAATAAAATGGCTTTATATAAGGGGTTTGAATTGGGGAAGTCTAAATAA